TTACTATTCAGGTTCTGGCTCCCTGGATCAAATGGAGCTTTGCCCAGCCTGGGACCTGCCCTACAGCCATGCCATCATCCCTGCCCTCTACCTGGCCGCCTTCGCTGTGGGCATGCCCGGCAATGCCTTCGTGGTGTGGCTGCTGATCAGGCAGCGGGGACCGCGGCGACTGGTGGACACCTTCGTGCTGCACCTGGCGACCGCCGACCTGGGCTTCGTACTCACGCTGCCACTGTGGGCCGCGGCGGAGGCCAAAGGCGGCCTCTGGCCCTTCGGCGACGGCCTGTGCAAACTCAGCAGCTTCGCGCTGGCAGCCACGCGCTGCGCGGGCGCGCTGCTGCTGGCGGGCATGAGCGTGGACCGCTATCTGGCCGTAGGCCGGCCGCTGAGAGCGCGGTCGCTGCGGAGCCCCCGCTGTGTGCGAGCCGCGTGCTGCGGCGCCTGGGCTGCGGCGTTCCTGGCCGCTCTGCCGGCCTTGCTGTACCGCGGGCTAAAGCCGAGCCCCGACGGCGTGGGCAGCCAGTGCGCCGAGGAGCCATCGGATGCGCTTCAGGGCCTcggcttgctgctcttgctgctgACCTTCGCGCTGCCGCTGGCGGTCACCCTGGTCTTCTATTGCCGAGTGT
The sequence above is drawn from the Chionomys nivalis chromosome 5, mChiNiv1.1, whole genome shotgun sequence genome and encodes:
- the Gpr25 gene encoding probable G-protein coupled receptor 25, whose product is MQSTKAWTQSWGTTFWDYYYSGSGSLDQMELCPAWDLPYSHAIIPALYLAAFAVGMPGNAFVVWLLIRQRGPRRLVDTFVLHLATADLGFVLTLPLWAAAEAKGGLWPFGDGLCKLSSFALAATRCAGALLLAGMSVDRYLAVGRPLRARSLRSPRCVRAACCGAWAAAFLAALPALLYRGLKPSPDGVGSQCAEEPSDALQGLGLLLLLLTFALPLAVTLVFYCRVSRRLPRVGRARSNSLRIIFAVESVFVGSWLPFGILRAVFHLARLRALPLPCALLLALRWGLGIATCLAFVNSCANPIIYLLLDRSFRARARFGVCTRAGRQVQRISSASSLSRNDSSVFWGRSPKASSASSW